ACGCGGAGGAGGAGCGCGCCGAGCAACGGTTCGAGGAGGCACGCGAGGTCGCCGAGGGCTACGGCGCCGACCTCCGTAGCGAGACGGTGCTCGGGCGCCCCGCCCGCGCGATCGTCGACTACGCCGAGGAGAACGCGATCGACCAGGTAGTGATGGGGAGCCACGGACGCGACGGCGTCTCACGGATCCTGCTCGGCAGCGTGGCCGAGACGGTCGTCCGGCGCTCGCCCTGTCCCGTGACCGTCGTTCGATAGCTCCCGTCCGTCCACGACACGACGGTTTTTGGTCGCCGGGACCCACGTCTTCGGCATGGTCCGACTCGACGCCACGGCCGCCGGTCGCGGGTTCATCGTTGCCGGCCTCGTCCATCTCCTCGCCCCAGGGCTCCTGATCGACGCGGCGCGGTACGCCTACGACCGGGTTCTGTCCGCCGAGTTCGACGGGG
The sequence above is a segment of the Halalkalicoccus tibetensis genome. Coding sequences within it:
- a CDS encoding universal stress protein produces the protein MAQNILVPIDGSPQAQEAFEYALEEFPDATITVITVLNPAEMSAGGTEMGMASYADQWMDAEEERAEQRFEEAREVAEGYGADLRSETVLGRPARAIVDYAEENAIDQVVMGSHGRDGVSRILLGSVAETVVRRSPCPVTVVR